From the Halalkalicoccus sp. CGA53 genome, one window contains:
- a CDS encoding Lrp/AsnC ligand binding domain-containing protein, producing MVRAYVTVTTVTETSPDIVVELRELEGVKKADIVAGRFDIIVEVEADSHQDLLVLITEKIQAVPGVGRTNTCIVLE from the coding sequence ATGGTCAGGGCGTACGTTACGGTCACGACGGTGACGGAGACGTCTCCAGATATCGTCGTCGAACTCCGGGAGCTTGAGGGGGTGAAGAAAGCCGATATCGTCGCGGGGAGGTTCGATATCATCGTCGAAGTCGAGGCCGATTCCCACCAGGATCTGCTCGTGCTCATCACCGAGAAGATTCAAGCGGTCCCGGGGGTCGGGCGAACGAATACCTGCATCGTCCTCGAATAG
- a CDS encoding universal stress protein: protein MFEQILIPTDGSDAARDAVKTGIDVAAEHEGTVHLLSVVKPVRSGDEGVSTDELQEVMQGARERQVAELAELAEANGVVAITDVREGVPFREIIDYAETNDIDLIVMGTHGRTGLGRYLLGSVTEKVVRLSEIPVLTIHTRPTEVE, encoded by the coding sequence ATGTTCGAGCAGATCCTGATCCCGACGGACGGAAGCGATGCGGCACGAGACGCCGTGAAGACCGGAATCGACGTGGCGGCCGAACACGAGGGGACCGTTCACCTGCTCTCGGTGGTCAAACCGGTACGCTCCGGCGACGAGGGTGTGTCCACCGACGAGCTACAGGAGGTGATGCAGGGGGCGAGAGAACGCCAGGTCGCGGAGCTGGCCGAACTGGCCGAAGCGAACGGAGTCGTGGCGATCACGGACGTTCGAGAGGGAGTTCCGTTTCGGGAGATCATCGACTACGCCGAGACGAACGATATCGACCTCATCGTGATGGGGACCCACGGTCGAACCGGGCTCGGTCGGTATCTCCTCGGGAGCGTCACGGAAAAGGTGGTCCGACTCTCGGAGATCCCGGTTCTCACGATCCACACGCGTCCGACGGAAGTGGAGTGA
- the msrA gene encoding peptide-methionine (S)-S-oxide reductase MsrA, translated as MTETELATFGGGCFWCIEAPFEELHGVESVTSGYAGGHVEEPTYEAVCRGETGHAEVVQIAYDPGVIGYDELLEVFFTVHDPTQLNRQGPDVGSQYRSAIFTHTEDQREAAETFVEVLEADGAYDDPIVTEIEPLETFYEAEAYHQDFFEKNPNQAYCRMHIPPKLEKVREKFAEKVERV; from the coding sequence ATGACCGAGACGGAACTGGCGACGTTCGGTGGCGGCTGTTTCTGGTGTATCGAGGCGCCCTTCGAGGAACTGCACGGCGTCGAGTCGGTCACTTCCGGCTACGCCGGTGGTCACGTCGAGGAGCCGACCTACGAGGCGGTCTGTCGGGGCGAGACCGGCCACGCCGAGGTCGTTCAGATCGCCTACGACCCCGGGGTGATCGGGTACGACGAACTGCTGGAAGTCTTCTTCACCGTCCACGACCCGACGCAGCTGAACCGGCAGGGCCCGGACGTCGGCTCGCAGTATCGCTCGGCGATCTTCACGCACACGGAGGACCAGCGCGAGGCGGCCGAGACGTTCGTCGAGGTCCTCGAAGCGGATGGCGCATACGACGATCCGATCGTCACCGAGATCGAGCCGCTCGAGACGTTCTACGAGGCCGAGGCCTACCACCAGGACTTCTTCGAGAAGAACCCGAACCAGGCGTACTGTCGGATGCACATCCCGCCGAAACTGGAGAAAGTGCGAGAGAAGTTCGCGGAGAAGGTCGAGCGAGTATAG
- a CDS encoding iron-sulfur cluster assembly protein codes for MAGSVNASTDAVRDAVRRVTDPELDRSIVDLDYVIECRVEGDHAHLSLRLPTAWCSPAFAWMMAADARREALSVPGVHSARVELLDHMHAGEITDGVNDDLEFVEAFAEAEGGLDELRRELLEKARLARQYDAVRALRESGMDDADLVSLTSDDVEFDGDRALVPVDGAVVVCTEREPIELYLDRAERVGLLERGEPIFRDHAGEPIRVEEFETVYRRTRLARTNIGGQAAICAGLHESRQATVGRRY; via the coding sequence ATGGCGGGGAGTGTAAACGCCAGTACCGACGCGGTGAGGGATGCCGTTCGACGGGTGACCGACCCGGAACTCGACCGCTCGATCGTCGACCTCGATTACGTGATCGAGTGCCGGGTCGAGGGGGACCACGCCCACCTCTCGCTCCGTCTCCCGACCGCGTGGTGCTCGCCCGCGTTCGCCTGGATGATGGCCGCCGACGCGAGACGCGAAGCCCTGTCGGTCCCCGGGGTCCACTCGGCCCGGGTCGAACTCCTCGACCACATGCACGCCGGGGAGATCACCGACGGGGTCAACGACGACCTCGAGTTCGTGGAGGCCTTCGCGGAGGCAGAGGGAGGTCTCGACGAGCTTCGGCGAGAGTTGCTCGAGAAGGCCAGACTCGCCCGCCAGTACGACGCGGTGCGCGCGCTTCGCGAGTCCGGGATGGACGACGCCGATCTCGTCTCACTCACCTCCGATGACGTCGAGTTCGACGGCGACCGCGCGCTCGTCCCGGTCGACGGCGCAGTCGTCGTCTGTACGGAGCGAGAACCGATCGAGCTATATCTCGACCGTGCCGAGCGCGTCGGCCTGCTCGAGCGTGGGGAACCTATCTTCCGCGACCACGCGGGGGAGCCGATTCGGGTAGAGGAGTTCGAGACGGTCTACCGGCGGACGCGCCTCGCACGGACGAACATCGGCGGACAGGCGGCGATCTGCGCCGGCCTCCACGAATCGCGGCAGGCGACGGTCGGGCGCCGATACTGA
- a CDS encoding amidohydrolase family protein: protein MYEQDGEDVFVIDGHVHCWDASEENVIHEGGEEFIRCFHDYHTLFTPDDRQWSLEEYRNYSPERMVRDLFVDGPVDMAIFQSTYLTDFYEEGFNTAEQNAVLAEEYPDRFVLNGTFDPRDGEEGLEYLEEQHERFDIPGVKLYTAEWRGESKGWRLDDPETFEFLEKCEELGIENVHPHKGPTIRPLNKDAFDVADVDDAASSFPDLNFVVEHVGLPRLDDFCFIAAQEPNVYGGLAVAAPFARTRPRKFAEILGELLFWLGEDRLLFGSDYAIWEPDWLVPEVMDFEFTDAERAEYGVEWDLATKRKVMGENAAGLYDIDIDEYKRTLADDEISREFDLGDQYEAAAD from the coding sequence ATGTACGAGCAAGACGGCGAGGATGTCTTCGTCATCGACGGCCACGTCCACTGCTGGGACGCGAGCGAGGAGAACGTGATTCACGAGGGTGGCGAGGAGTTCATCAGGTGTTTTCACGACTACCACACGCTGTTCACGCCCGACGATCGGCAGTGGAGCCTCGAGGAGTACCGGAACTACAGCCCCGAACGGATGGTCCGTGACCTGTTCGTCGACGGACCGGTCGATATGGCGATCTTCCAGTCGACCTACCTCACGGACTTCTACGAGGAGGGGTTCAACACGGCCGAACAGAACGCGGTGCTCGCCGAGGAGTATCCCGACCGGTTCGTCCTGAACGGGACGTTCGACCCGCGTGACGGTGAGGAGGGCCTCGAGTATCTGGAAGAACAGCACGAGCGCTTCGACATTCCCGGGGTGAAGCTCTACACCGCGGAGTGGCGCGGTGAGTCGAAGGGCTGGCGTCTGGACGACCCCGAGACGTTCGAGTTCCTCGAGAAGTGCGAGGAGCTCGGCATCGAGAACGTCCACCCGCACAAGGGGCCGACGATCCGGCCACTGAACAAGGACGCTTTCGACGTCGCCGACGTCGACGACGCGGCCTCCTCGTTCCCGGACCTGAACTTCGTCGTCGAGCACGTCGGACTCCCTCGACTCGACGACTTCTGCTTTATAGCGGCCCAGGAGCCGAACGTCTACGGCGGCCTCGCGGTCGCCGCACCGTTCGCACGCACCCGGCCCCGGAAGTTCGCGGAGATCCTCGGCGAGCTGCTGTTCTGGCTGGGCGAGGATCGACTGCTGTTCGGTTCCGACTACGCGATCTGGGAGCCCGACTGGCTCGTCCCCGAGGTGATGGACTTCGAGTTCACCGACGCCGAGCGCGCCGAATACGGCGTCGAGTGGGATTTAGCGACCAAGCGGAAGGTGATGGGCGAGAACGCCGCCGGGCTCTACGACATCGACATCGACGAGTACAAGCGGACGCTCGCCGACGACGAGATCAGCCGCGAGTTCGACCTCGGCGACCAGTACGAGGCGGCAGCCGACTGA
- a CDS encoding YqcI/YcgG family protein — protein MNERHLGAVLDHETVTRWTETGELPGWAIAHFENFRESMLGDRNGAPFPCFFGVESMREGRPLYTFVPSLSDREALLGLRDALAEFLSIYEDHGDRVSFAAFFRPAERELSEAEWHDALWHVLQFLHVHDPDPWPEGIPMDPDDEHWEFCFAGEPIFPTGRAPFYERRKSRYCALGLEVTFQPRTIFEGITGDTEAGKRARDLIHERLDAYDSAGPHPALGNWGEDHEWPQYLLAEDDSQAPETCPFTPAHGATAPADD, from the coding sequence ATGAACGAACGGCACCTCGGGGCGGTACTGGACCACGAGACGGTCACCCGGTGGACGGAGACGGGCGAGCTTCCCGGCTGGGCGATCGCACACTTCGAGAACTTCCGCGAGTCGATGCTCGGCGACCGGAACGGCGCGCCGTTTCCCTGTTTCTTCGGCGTCGAGTCGATGCGCGAGGGCCGACCGCTCTACACGTTCGTCCCGTCGCTCTCCGACCGGGAGGCGTTGCTGGGCCTCCGCGACGCGCTCGCGGAGTTCCTCTCGATCTACGAGGACCACGGCGACCGTGTCTCGTTCGCGGCGTTCTTCCGGCCGGCGGAACGGGAACTGAGCGAGGCCGAGTGGCACGACGCCCTCTGGCACGTACTCCAGTTCCTCCACGTCCACGACCCCGACCCGTGGCCGGAAGGGATCCCGATGGACCCCGACGACGAGCACTGGGAGTTCTGTTTCGCCGGCGAGCCGATCTTCCCGACCGGCCGTGCACCGTTCTACGAGCGCCGAAAGAGCCGCTACTGCGCGCTCGGGCTGGAGGTCACGTTCCAGCCCCGGACGATCTTCGAGGGGATCACCGGCGACACCGAGGCCGGGAAACGAGCGCGGGATCTGATCCACGAGCGCCTCGACGCGTACGACTCCGCGGGCCCGCATCCCGCGCTCGGGAACTGGGGCGAGGACCACGAGTGGCCGCAGTACCTGCTGGCCGAGGACGACTCGCAGGCACCGGAGACCTGTCCGTTCACCCCGGCTCACGGGGCCACAGCACCCGCCGACGACTGA
- a CDS encoding CPBP family glutamic-type intramembrane protease, whose protein sequence is MSETAAEPAAPASINLRWFLALFGPGLVGVVALALTTANDPTGLPPELAELPSLTLASLVAVQPELLLAVAVLLGLYAAPKVGFRSHLLDRVTYGTPLLEGFGSELKPAIGLGVLAGVFVVVAEPLLAPTPSAAPETEATVRAVLVTVPLRFLYGGITEELLLRWGFMSVLAFGLWRTVGRGAGDLSDGLAWTAVVAAAVLFGIGHLPNALVVYGELTTAVVVWIVVGNAIGGVAFGWIYWRHSLEAAMVAHAMAHVVFVSLSLVAIGSSP, encoded by the coding sequence ATGTCGGAGACTGCCGCCGAACCCGCCGCGCCCGCCTCGATCAACCTCCGGTGGTTCCTCGCGCTGTTCGGGCCGGGGCTGGTCGGCGTAGTCGCGCTGGCGCTCACGACAGCGAACGACCCCACCGGGCTGCCGCCCGAGCTCGCCGAGCTCCCGTCGCTAACGCTGGCGTCGCTGGTCGCCGTCCAGCCCGAGCTGTTGCTCGCCGTCGCCGTCCTCCTCGGGCTGTACGCGGCGCCGAAGGTCGGGTTCCGGTCGCACCTCCTCGACCGGGTGACGTACGGAACGCCGCTGCTCGAGGGGTTCGGGAGCGAGCTGAAACCCGCGATCGGTCTCGGCGTGCTGGCCGGCGTCTTCGTCGTCGTCGCGGAGCCGCTGCTCGCACCGACCCCGTCGGCCGCACCCGAGACCGAGGCGACCGTCCGGGCGGTGCTGGTGACGGTGCCGCTGCGGTTCCTCTACGGCGGAATCACCGAGGAGCTCCTCCTGCGCTGGGGGTTCATGTCGGTCCTCGCGTTCGGGCTCTGGAGGACGGTCGGTCGCGGGGCCGGCGACCTCTCCGACGGGCTCGCGTGGACCGCCGTCGTCGCCGCGGCGGTCCTCTTCGGGATCGGCCACCTCCCGAACGCGCTCGTCGTCTACGGCGAGCTGACGACGGCGGTGGTCGTCTGGATCGTCGTCGGAAACGCTATCGGCGGGGTCGCCTTCGGGTGGATCTACTGGAGACACAGCCTCGAGGCCGCGATGGTCGCACACGCGATGGCCCACGTCGTGTTCGTCTCGCTGTCGCTGGTCGCGATCGGGTCGTCGCCGTAG
- a CDS encoding 30S ribosomal protein S6e, protein MADFTVVVSDPEDGQSYQVEVDGQDANRFLGVSIGEEVDGSAVGLSGFTLEVTGGSDNAGRPLRSDVSGPNLKEVLLTGGTGYKPSRDGERKRVTVRGRELSDEVAQINVKVTGQGEGSVAEHLAGDDAGDD, encoded by the coding sequence ATGGCAGATTTCACGGTCGTCGTCTCGGATCCCGAGGACGGCCAGTCGTACCAGGTGGAGGTCGACGGACAGGACGCGAACCGGTTTCTCGGCGTCTCGATCGGCGAGGAGGTCGACGGGAGCGCGGTCGGTCTCTCCGGGTTCACCCTCGAGGTCACCGGCGGCTCCGACAACGCGGGCCGGCCGCTCAGAAGCGACGTCTCCGGGCCGAACCTGAAGGAGGTGCTGCTCACCGGCGGCACCGGCTACAAGCCCTCGCGCGACGGCGAGCGAAAGCGCGTGACGGTGCGAGGACGGGAGCTCTCCGACGAGGTCGCCCAGATCAACGTGAAGGTCACCGGACAGGGCGAGGGCTCGGTCGCGGAGCATCTCGCGGGCGACGACGCTGGGGACGACTGA
- a CDS encoding DUF7112 family protein, giving the protein MGERVPSDHPSIRTIRTTVARHGASRPRLDVPSEEADAVPEGEVIRLVVEEVTYFARVDGGFADESPRITGAYDSPAMARSGDGENRLEEWFEESGRSFGSSVLLDVIEPDFAYGIREPGETVVYEAVEAPKSSLADIARDLDG; this is encoded by the coding sequence ATGGGCGAGCGCGTCCCGAGCGACCACCCCTCGATCCGGACGATCCGAACGACCGTCGCCCGCCACGGTGCCTCCCGACCCAGACTCGACGTGCCTTCGGAAGAGGCCGACGCGGTCCCCGAGGGCGAGGTGATCCGCCTCGTCGTCGAGGAGGTGACGTACTTCGCCCGGGTCGACGGCGGCTTCGCCGACGAGAGCCCACGGATCACCGGCGCGTACGACTCGCCCGCGATGGCCCGGTCGGGCGACGGCGAGAACCGGTTAGAGGAGTGGTTCGAGGAGAGCGGGCGCTCGTTCGGCTCGTCGGTGCTGCTCGACGTGATCGAACCCGACTTCGCCTACGGGATCAGAGAGCCCGGCGAGACGGTCGTCTACGAGGCCGTCGAGGCGCCGAAGTCGAGTCTCGCCGACATCGCACGGGACCTCGACGGATGA
- a CDS encoding DUF5807 family protein, with product MTGDDGRGERVEAFLAGERPDDVAIFLSEGMVDGVEKLAAHGERVEGGVLVVVSGQNGRNAFTAATGLDAFTFAKEAMEREGEVERGLSGGRCPDCDAGPEFVFAFAEEENEEAGRLYAEGSVLHAYARCACGVAYADRWVTDA from the coding sequence ATGACCGGCGACGACGGACGGGGCGAGCGGGTGGAGGCGTTCCTCGCCGGCGAGCGCCCCGACGACGTCGCTATCTTCCTCTCCGAGGGGATGGTCGACGGGGTCGAGAAGCTCGCAGCCCACGGCGAACGCGTCGAGGGCGGAGTGCTCGTCGTCGTGAGCGGGCAGAACGGGCGCAACGCGTTCACCGCCGCGACGGGCCTCGACGCGTTCACGTTCGCCAAGGAGGCGATGGAGAGGGAGGGAGAGGTCGAGCGCGGCCTCTCCGGTGGGCGCTGTCCCGACTGCGACGCCGGCCCGGAGTTCGTCTTCGCGTTCGCGGAGGAGGAGAACGAGGAGGCGGGCCGGCTCTACGCCGAGGGGAGCGTGCTCCACGCCTACGCACGGTGTGCGTGCGGGGTCGCGTACGCGGATCGGTGGGTGACGGACGCGTAG
- a CDS encoding cytochrome P450, protein MQREIPQPPDPGILNALRFGSDPFRFLEAIQARFADLTEVPLPGRPPLVLVTNPSLAHDALSRPGAFERVPTQGSAARIAENGLVQSEGELWRQQRRIVGSAFTGRRVIRYADTVGERADELAGEWATPDVDGEQRDLHREMTALTIRVAAEVLLGERLGDDRPREFHDWMQAAGTEFEFSASTLKPGWLPDLSSGEFKRAAGGILELSEEIIERRRERLEREPDERGDMLALLLSAEDDPGVRYEENQIRDEVATFLIAGHETTALSLTYTLALLSWNPECRKLVRAEARAVLDGETPRHDHVSRLEYTDRVYREALRLYPPAWAVFRRAIEGTDLGEYSVEGGSAVIVPTWSIQRDGRYFERPEEFEPDRWERLNPDDYEPYLPFGSGPHKCVGRGFALSGATLALARLVHEFDVDVPEDALDDLSVSVTLRPKTGVPVTIRRADE, encoded by the coding sequence ATGCAACGGGAGATCCCACAGCCGCCCGACCCGGGCATTCTCAACGCGCTCCGGTTCGGGAGCGACCCGTTCCGGTTCCTCGAGGCGATCCAGGCCAGGTTCGCCGACCTGACGGAGGTCCCACTGCCCGGTCGTCCGCCGCTCGTGCTCGTCACGAACCCGTCGCTCGCCCACGACGCGCTCTCGCGACCCGGAGCGTTCGAGCGGGTCCCCACGCAGGGGTCGGCGGCGCGTATCGCCGAGAACGGACTCGTCCAGAGCGAGGGTGAGCTCTGGCGTCAGCAGCGACGGATCGTGGGCTCTGCTTTCACCGGCAGACGGGTGATCAGGTACGCGGACACCGTCGGCGAGCGCGCCGACGAACTCGCCGGAGAGTGGGCCACACCCGACGTCGACGGCGAGCAGCGCGACCTGCACAGGGAGATGACCGCGCTCACCATCCGGGTGGCGGCGGAGGTGCTCCTCGGCGAGCGACTGGGCGACGACCGACCCCGGGAGTTCCACGACTGGATGCAGGCCGCGGGGACCGAGTTCGAGTTCTCAGCGTCGACACTGAAGCCGGGGTGGCTGCCCGACCTATCCTCCGGCGAGTTCAAACGCGCGGCGGGCGGCATCCTCGAGTTGAGCGAGGAGATCATCGAGCGGCGGCGCGAGCGGCTCGAACGCGAGCCCGACGAGCGAGGGGACATGCTCGCGCTGTTGCTTTCGGCCGAGGACGACCCCGGCGTGCGGTACGAGGAGAACCAGATCCGGGACGAGGTCGCGACGTTCCTCATCGCGGGCCACGAGACGACGGCGCTGAGCCTCACCTACACGCTGGCGCTGCTCTCGTGGAACCCCGAGTGCCGAAAGCTGGTTCGAGCGGAGGCGCGAGCGGTCCTCGACGGGGAGACGCCTCGACACGACCACGTCTCGCGGTTGGAGTACACCGACCGGGTCTACCGCGAGGCGCTCCGGCTCTATCCCCCCGCGTGGGCGGTGTTCCGCCGGGCGATCGAGGGCACAGATCTCGGAGAGTACTCGGTCGAGGGCGGCTCCGCGGTGATCGTTCCGACCTGGTCGATCCAGCGCGACGGACGATACTTCGAGCGCCCGGAGGAGTTCGAGCCCGACCGGTGGGAGCGGCTGAACCCGGACGACTACGAGCCCTACCTCCCGTTCGGGAGCGGTCCGCACAAGTGCGTCGGCCGGGGGTTCGCGCTCTCGGGGGCGACGCTCGCGCTCGCCAGGCTGGTTCACGAGTTCGACGTGGACGTCCCGGAGGACGCCCTCGACGACCTGAGCGTGAGCGTCACCCTCCGCCCGAAAACGGGCGTGCCGGTCACGATCCGGCGCGCGGACGAGTGA
- a CDS encoding DHH family phosphoesterase — protein MDETLVDDETLPLARKSLLPGEGFFYPDEFDEARTEAEAAEALSEASVAVVADPDADGLGCVALIREAYGEGALLPAGPHEIEDGLAYAAEFGEPGLTVFVCDLCPDRFEYVSEELADLVGHAETVRWFDHHQWDDEVAKRVGETGVDLVVGDSETECTTDVALRSIDYEFPERFSDLAAATRDHDLWIREDPRSDDLADFAYWSEPEEYVEAVGAYGADLPGDVLEFLAEQRIEKEALIEQAVSRSVIREVGPWTVGVTYGRCSQNEVAEAMREQGADASVIVKPAGSASIRGSEGFERCHEVAQQVNGGGHPRAAGCKPDVYDDMLDYAHHWTTQGAVTKRVILDGFRTLVEEDRGDDETADEPVA, from the coding sequence ATGGACGAGACCCTCGTAGACGACGAGACGCTCCCGCTCGCCCGGAAGTCGCTGCTCCCCGGCGAGGGCTTCTTCTACCCCGACGAGTTCGACGAGGCGAGAACGGAGGCCGAGGCCGCGGAAGCGCTCTCGGAGGCGTCGGTCGCGGTCGTCGCCGATCCGGACGCCGACGGCCTCGGCTGCGTGGCGCTGATCCGCGAGGCCTACGGCGAGGGTGCGTTGCTCCCCGCCGGCCCCCACGAGATCGAGGACGGCCTGGCCTACGCCGCCGAGTTCGGCGAGCCAGGGCTCACCGTCTTCGTCTGTGACCTCTGTCCCGACCGCTTCGAGTACGTCTCCGAGGAACTCGCCGACCTCGTCGGCCACGCCGAGACGGTCCGCTGGTTCGACCACCACCAGTGGGACGACGAGGTGGCGAAACGGGTCGGGGAGACGGGCGTCGACCTCGTCGTCGGCGACTCCGAGACCGAGTGCACCACCGACGTGGCGCTGCGCTCTATCGACTACGAGTTCCCCGAGCGGTTTTCGGATCTCGCGGCCGCGACCCGCGACCACGACCTCTGGATCCGCGAGGACCCGCGAAGCGACGACCTCGCCGACTTCGCGTACTGGTCCGAACCGGAGGAGTACGTCGAGGCGGTGGGTGCGTACGGAGCGGACTTACCGGGAGACGTACTGGAGTTCCTCGCCGAGCAGCGCATCGAGAAGGAGGCGCTGATCGAGCAGGCGGTCTCTCGATCCGTGATCCGGGAGGTAGGTCCCTGGACGGTCGGCGTCACCTACGGCCGGTGTTCCCAGAACGAGGTCGCGGAGGCGATGCGAGAGCAGGGCGCCGACGCATCGGTGATCGTGAAACCGGCGGGAAGCGCCTCGATCCGGGGCTCGGAGGGGTTCGAGCGGTGTCACGAGGTCGCACAGCAGGTGAACGGCGGGGGCCATCCCAGAGCGGCGGGCTGTAAACCCGACGTCTACGACGACATGCTCGACTACGCCCACCACTGGACGACGCAGGGGGCGGTCACCAAACGGGTGATCCTCGACGGCTTCCGGACGCTGGTCGAGGAGGATCGGGGAGACGACGAGACCGCGGACGAACCAGTAGCGTAG
- a CDS encoding universal stress protein — protein MADIDTVVVATDGSESVSRAVDVALDLADRFDAAVRALYVIDEGDVDSSPSELRGEFREALSERGERALEEVAGRTEREVHTAVREGHPAAVIAEYAREHDADVVATGTRGRHGEHRFLLGSVAERVVRTCPVPVLTVRQLESGTESAEAEV, from the coding sequence ATGGCCGACATCGACACCGTGGTCGTCGCGACCGACGGCTCCGAGAGCGTGAGTCGGGCGGTGGACGTGGCGCTCGACCTCGCCGACCGGTTCGACGCGGCGGTCCGCGCGCTCTACGTGATCGACGAGGGCGACGTCGACTCCTCACCCTCCGAGCTCCGGGGCGAGTTCCGCGAGGCGCTCTCGGAGCGGGGCGAGCGTGCCCTGGAAGAGGTCGCGGGCCGTACCGAGCGCGAGGTCCACACGGCGGTGAGGGAGGGCCACCCTGCCGCGGTGATCGCGGAGTACGCCCGCGAGCACGACGCCGACGTCGTCGCGACCGGAACGAGGGGTAGACACGGCGAACACCGGTTCCTGCTCGGGAGCGTCGCCGAGCGAGTGGTCCGCACCTGTCCGGTGCCCGTGCTCACCGTCAGACAGCTCGAGTCAGGTACAGAAAGCGCCGAAGCCGAGGTCTGA
- a CDS encoding universal stress protein, with translation MSDPLSVNTVLVPVDGSDESARAVDYGVTIAAEYDASIHVVYVVGEEVVRGIEAGRVSKEAVADEAGAFADRALSLAEEASVPANNSTAFGFSPTRKTRHPGSVILDTADEIDADFIVVPREGGAENTGDVLEKAAEYVLLYASQPVLSV, from the coding sequence ATGAGCGACCCACTCTCGGTGAACACCGTCCTCGTCCCCGTCGACGGCAGCGACGAGTCCGCCCGGGCCGTCGACTACGGGGTCACGATCGCGGCCGAGTACGACGCCTCGATCCACGTCGTCTACGTCGTCGGCGAGGAGGTCGTCCGCGGGATCGAGGCGGGACGGGTGTCGAAGGAGGCCGTCGCCGACGAGGCCGGGGCGTTCGCCGATCGGGCGCTCTCGCTCGCCGAGGAGGCCTCGGTCCCGGCGAACAACTCGACGGCGTTCGGCTTCTCGCCCACGCGAAAGACCCGCCACCCGGGAAGCGTCATCCTCGATACCGCCGACGAGATCGACGCCGACTTCATCGTCGTCCCGCGCGAGGGGGGCGCCGAGAACACCGGCGACGTCCTCGAGAAGGCCGCCGAGTACGTCCTCCTCTATGCGAGTCAGCCGGTGCTCTCGGTCTGA
- a CDS encoding GNAT family N-acetyltransferase produces MSPDRPYPDDPAGPFPEPPLSFTDGVGREIEIRVYDGSDRASLTEMYAEFDPADRAQGIPPSGEKRVEDWLDVILGEGYDVVALDDDRVVGHATLVPDGDEGMELAIFVFQTYQGAGVGSRLVRALLGYGASEGVEYVWLTVERWNNPAVSLYESVGFESSSVESFELEMSIRLAQTESTG; encoded by the coding sequence ATGAGCCCGGATCGCCCCTACCCAGACGACCCGGCCGGTCCGTTTCCCGAGCCGCCGCTGTCGTTCACCGACGGGGTAGGTCGAGAGATCGAGATCCGCGTCTACGACGGGAGCGATCGGGCGTCGCTCACGGAGATGTACGCCGAGTTCGACCCCGCCGACCGTGCGCAGGGGATCCCACCGTCCGGGGAGAAACGGGTCGAGGACTGGCTCGACGTCATCCTCGGCGAGGGCTACGACGTCGTCGCGCTCGACGACGACCGGGTAGTCGGCCACGCGACGCTCGTCCCCGACGGCGACGAGGGGATGGAGCTCGCAATCTTCGTCTTCCAGACGTACCAGGGCGCAGGTGTCGGCTCTCGCCTCGTCCGTGCGTTGCTCGGCTACGGGGCGAGCGAGGGCGTCGAGTACGTCTGGCTCACGGTCGAACGGTGGAACAACCCCGCCGTCTCTCTCTACGAGTCGGTCGGCTTCGAGTCCTCTTCCGTCGAGAGCTTCGAACTCGAGATGAGCATTCGGCTCGCTCAGACCGAGAGCACCGGCTGA
- a CDS encoding universal stress protein, giving the protein MKLLLGIGGTDDSLDALWWAAERTSATDDELTVAILENPDSDRPPEEIEAEVETALSEQGLDAEIRHLEGDPGGRLVDLADDEGYDQIVIGGGERSPMGKIQVGRIAEFVVLNARTTVTLVRR; this is encoded by the coding sequence ATGAAGCTGTTACTCGGGATCGGCGGCACCGACGACTCCCTCGACGCGCTCTGGTGGGCCGCCGAGCGGACCTCCGCGACCGACGACGAGCTCACGGTGGCGATCCTCGAGAACCCCGACTCCGATCGCCCGCCGGAGGAGATCGAGGCGGAGGTCGAGACGGCGCTCTCCGAGCAGGGCCTCGACGCGGAGATCCGGCACTTGGAGGGAGACCCCGGTGGGCGACTCGTCGACCTCGCCGACGACGAGGGGTACGATCAGATCGTAATCGGCGGGGGCGAACGCAGCCCGATGGGGAAGATCCAGGTCGGACGGATCGCCGAGTTCGTCGTGTTGAACGCCCGGACGACGGTCACGCTGGTCCGCAGATGA